TCCTGTATATGTGGTGGAAGTTGCTTGGGTTCTTCTATATAGGCATTAAACAGGTCCTTTATTATCATTGCACCTTTGTGGGTCATCCTTATCACCCTGAAATGAGAGTACATCTGGTCTTCAAGGAATTTTTGCATCTGTTCAAATTTCTTTTTCAATGTTTCAGGATAGGATAGTATGGGGATATTTTTTCTTACATCTCCAACAGTTATTACACCTGCCCTCTGGATATTTTCTCTACTTTTTTCAATCAGTTTCATAACGAGATGATTTATGAGATTTCTTATAATAACGGTTTTCTGTATTTCTTCGTCCATCCCATCCATATATGATATTTCGTCTATCTCCTTCCAGAGGGGAATTTCTTTGAGTTTATCTATGGTTATAATGCCCGATTTTAAACCATCGTCAAGGTCATGACAGGTATAGGCAATCTCATCTGCAAAATTTACTACCTGTGATTCAAGAGAAGGGGAAGGATATTTTATGAAGTCCTCAAACTCATCTTCATCCAGCGGGATGTCATAACTTGTGTTATGCCTTATAATGCCTTCTCTAACCTCAAATGACAGGTTAAGACCCGGAAACTGCGGGTATCTCTTTTCAAGTTTATCCACAATCCGTAGTCCCTGTCTGTTATGTTCAAATCCCTTAAATCCTCTTTCTATTAAAAGTTCGTTGAGGACGGACTCACCTTTATGTCCAAAAGGTGTATGTCCAATATCATGCGCAAGTGATATTGCTTCTACAAGGTCTTCATTGAGTTTTAATATCCTTGCAATTGTTCTGGCAATCTGTTGAACTTCTAATGTATGTGTTAACCTATTTCTGTAATAGTCCCCCTCATGGTATATAAAAACCTGGGTTTTATATTCTAATCGGCGGAATGCTGTAGAGTGGATTATCCTATCTCTATCTCTCTGGAAAGGATTTCTAAAAGGGTGTTCTTTCTCTGCATATTTCCTTCCAAGTGTCTCTGACGGTTTTACAGCATAAGAAGCCAGAAGTTGTTCACCTTCATAAGTAAATATCTCTTTCATATTACTCCTTATTGTTGTGGGAGATACATCAAAGGGTTAACAGCAACATTGTTAATCCTGATTTCGAAATGGATATATCTTGTTCTGTGTGTCCCACTTTTCACTTTTGCTATAGGTGTCCCTTTCTTTACATAGTCACCTTGCTGTACCATTAAATCAAGGTCGTGACTATATACAGTATAAACAGTTGATGAATGTTGAATAATTATGGTCTCTTGATATTTTGAGGTTATTCCTGCAAATACAATTTTCCCATCATCCACAGAGTGTACCTCTGTCCCCGGGGCTATGAGTATATCTATTCCCTGATTATCCAGTTCGCCAAAATTACATATTATTTTTCCACTGACAGGCCATATAAATGTCCTGTCAATCAGTATAGGCCGATACTCAGTTGTGGATGGTGTCTGTTCAATATTTGTTTCTTTTGTAGTAGAAGATGGATTTGAGTACGATTTTATTGCTGTTGTAATATCAGAGGGAGGCAGTAAAGGATAGTTTGGCTGTTTTTTTGCTGTATAAGGGATAATAAGCCGTTGTCCTACTGATATACTATTGTTTCTTATGTCATTGGCATTTTTTATTTTCTCAACACCATCAAGAACTTCTTTTGTTGATTTTCCTTCATAATAATACATTGAAATCCTGAATAAATTTTCACCCTGTCTGACATAGTGATATGTCTTTTTTAATACTTCTTTCTGTCTGGTTGTACCTGTCTCAATCGTTGCGCTACAGCCAGAAATGATAAGTAATAACAAAATTACATCAATTTTTTTTAAGATGTTTGACATTTTGATGCCTTTCCATAGGGACATAATGGTTTTAAAATACATATACCACATAATGGATTTTTTGCCTTACAGACAGCCCTTCCGTGAAGTATCAGTGCAAATGGAAAAGAAATCCATTTTTCGTAAGGTATAAGTTTCATAAGGTCCTGTTCAATTTTCTCAGGTGTTTTTGCCTTACTCAATTCCAAACGTTCTGCCAGTCGTTTTACATGGGTGTCAACAACAATTCCCTCTGCTCTGCCAAATCCCTGTGATAGAACAACATTTGCTGTTTTTCTCGCTACCCCTGGTAATTGTATAAGTTTATCAATAGTAGAGGGTATCTCTCCATTGTACTGGTTAACAATTATCTCTGCAAGTTTCTTTATATTTATTGCCTTTGTGTTATAGTAGTTCACTCCTTTTATATATTTTTTAAGTTCTTCTATATCTGCTTTTGCGAAATCAAAAGGGGTTTTATATTTTTTAAAAAGGACAGGTGTAATTTTATTTACTGTTTTGTCTGTTGTCTGTGCTGAAAGGATTGTAGCAATAAGTAACTGGAAGGGATTATTGAAAAGCAATTCCGTCTTTGCAGAAGGGTATGCTTTTTCCAATAATTGTATCATTTTAATAATTCTTTGCATACATTAATTTTACAACAGGATATGGATTTTTTGCAATAATCCCCGCCTTATTTTACAGGAAGAGAGATAATAACCTCAGTTCCACTTCCAGGTTTGCTTTTAATCTCCATTTTTCCATTGTGGTTTTTAATAACTCTCATAGCAATGGTAAGGCCAAGTCCTGTCCCTGTTTCTTTTTCTGTAACAAATGGTTCAGTGATTTTTGAGATTAATTCTTCAGAGATACCCTTCCCCACATCTTTTATAGAAAGGACAAGATAATCATTATATACACCTGTTTTGATAGTAATATTACCCTTATTTCCCATTGCCTGTATACTGTTTAGAACTATATTAACCACTGCTTGATGTAATTGATATGGGTCTGCCTTGATTAGCGGGATTTTATCAAGAAATAACTTAAATTCAATATTTTTACCGAGAGATGAATTTTCAAATAACTCAACAACTTTTTTTACTATACCATTTATATCAGTATCTACTATATTTTTCTTTGCCTTTGCCATTTCAAGAATACTGCTTGTAAGGTGTCTACATCTGCTGATTTCCTGTTCTATAATTTCTATATATTTTTTATTATTTTCAGGGATATTCTGGATATTGATTTCCTTAACAAGAAGTTGTGTATATCCATAGATAATGGCAAGGAGGTTATTAATATCATGTATTATCTCAGAAGCAAGTTGCCCTATCGTAGCCATATTCTCAAGTTGTGCCATCCTTATTGTAAGGTTTTTATTCAGTGTATTCAGGTCAGCAATAAGCCGTTCAGACCTTTTTTCTATGAACCTTTTCTCACTCGCCCTTTTTACAATGTTTCGCATCTCTTTAACATCAAAGGGCTTACTGATAAATTCTATTGCACCTAAGTGTATTGCCTTCTTTGCTGCTTCAATATCCCCATAACCAGTCAGTATAATAACAGGAACTTTTTCATCAATATGTCTAATTTCTTCAAGGGTTTCAATACCTCCCTTATCAGGCATCTTAAGGTCAAGGATAATTACATCAGGGTTATGTTGTTTTAATTCATTGATTCCTTTATCTCCTGAATCTGCTGTGATAACATTATAATCATCTTTAAAAAGCATCCTCAGTGATTCTCTTGGTCCAAGTTCATCATCAATCACAAGGATTGTTCCTAATTTTAGGTCCTTTTCAGAAAGGTATTTTGTATTCAAGGTTGATGAAATATCCTGTGGATTGATATTCTCCATCATAAAGAGCTCCTTTCTCTATAGTCCTTTCGTCAAAGATATGGATACCAGCCAGTATGTTAAAGATACCTATTCTTGTTGAAAATTCTCCTCCTCCTGTAATTACAAAACTATCTGCATCCGGTAAACTCGGGTCCCATGTGGATTCAGGGATAGGGGTGGGGATATATATAATCCCTCCTCTGATTTTTACTCTATCGGATTTTTTGTATTCAGTTCCTAAAGCGATGGTATAGATATCATCCCAGT
Above is a window of bacterium DNA encoding:
- a CDS encoding peptidoglycan DD-metalloendopeptidase family protein — translated: MSNILKKIDVILLLLIISGCSATIETGTTRQKEVLKKTYHYVRQGENLFRISMYYYEGKSTKEVLDGVEKIKNANDIRNNSISVGQRLIIPYTAKKQPNYPLLPPSDITTAIKSYSNPSSTTKETNIEQTPSTTEYRPILIDRTFIWPVSGKIICNFGELDNQGIDILIAPGTEVHSVDDGKIVFAGITSKYQETIIIQHSSTVYTVYSHDLDLMVQQGDYVKKGTPIAKVKSGTHRTRYIHFEIRINNVAVNPLMYLPQQ
- a CDS encoding response regulator, with amino-acid sequence MMENINPQDISSTLNTKYLSEKDLKLGTILVIDDELGPRESLRMLFKDDYNVITADSGDKGINELKQHNPDVIILDLKMPDKGGIETLEEIRHIDEKVPVIILTGYGDIEAAKKAIHLGAIEFISKPFDVKEMRNIVKRASEKRFIEKRSERLIADLNTLNKNLTIRMAQLENMATIGQLASEIIHDINNLLAIIYGYTQLLVKEINIQNIPENNKKYIEIIEQEISRCRHLTSSILEMAKAKKNIVDTDINGIVKKVVELFENSSLGKNIEFKLFLDKIPLIKADPYQLHQAVVNIVLNSIQAMGNKGNITIKTGVYNDYLVLSIKDVGKGISEELISKITEPFVTEKETGTGLGLTIAMRVIKNHNGKMEIKSKPGSGTEVIISLPVK
- the nth gene encoding endonuclease III, whose translation is MQRIIKMIQLLEKAYPSAKTELLFNNPFQLLIATILSAQTTDKTVNKITPVLFKKYKTPFDFAKADIEELKKYIKGVNYYNTKAINIKKLAEIIVNQYNGEIPSTIDKLIQLPGVARKTANVVLSQGFGRAEGIVVDTHVKRLAERLELSKAKTPEKIEQDLMKLIPYEKWISFPFALILHGRAVCKAKNPLCGICILKPLCPYGKASKCQTS
- a CDS encoding deoxyguanosinetriphosphate triphosphohydrolase, with the translated sequence MKEIFTYEGEQLLASYAVKPSETLGRKYAEKEHPFRNPFQRDRDRIIHSTAFRRLEYKTQVFIYHEGDYYRNRLTHTLEVQQIARTIARILKLNEDLVEAISLAHDIGHTPFGHKGESVLNELLIERGFKGFEHNRQGLRIVDKLEKRYPQFPGLNLSFEVREGIIRHNTSYDIPLDEDEFEDFIKYPSPSLESQVVNFADEIAYTCHDLDDGLKSGIITIDKLKEIPLWKEIDEISYMDGMDEEIQKTVIIRNLINHLVMKLIEKSRENIQRAGVITVGDVRKNIPILSYPETLKKKFEQMQKFLEDQMYSHFRVIRMTHKGAMIIKDLFNAYIEEPKQLPPHIQERMKKEPPAIVIADYIAGMTDRFALSEHKKLFDPHYPV